One Liolophura sinensis isolate JHLJ2023 unplaced genomic scaffold, CUHK_Ljap_v2 scaffold_188, whole genome shotgun sequence DNA window includes the following coding sequences:
- the LOC135481500 gene encoding E3 ubiquitin-protein ligase Trim36-like, protein MAESKENREEVLTCPICVQTFRKPVTLPCQHSFCRECIAVYADKSKPGQTDEVTCSTGSEGVHQLISCPVCRTPTSLGREGVAGLPPNFHLAEIVERFSSAVKVEDDIPYCSLCGEDNQAKAVKFCTDCCLLYCKDCLASFHPIMGAMKRHRLISSQEYLSLETSQRQTSGRDEQSTQQASCPRHGEPFCLYCVRCRLVICVGCVIDHPEHAVRDIPSAAENAKPAVLNKTSELEKVLQETKESLSGVTRLYNKIQETQELHTQEVERAYCAALEALQAWKQQSLDGIKTRYSQWSVECSAILQHFQLHSQEMERMVQASKDLLASLDVEFLQVSQTCTISTIGSAASAPVKYFN, encoded by the exons ATGGCTGAAAGCAAGGAAAATCGTGAAGAAGTTCTCACATGCCCGATATGTGTGCAAACATTCCGGAAACCAGTAACGTTAccttgtcagcacagtttttgcagAGAGTGTATTGCTGTGTATGCTGACAAGTCTAAACCTGGGCAGACAGATGAGGTCACCTGTAGCACGGGGAGTGAGGGTGTTCACCAGCTGATCTCATGCCCTGTATGTCGGACACCAACCAGTCTtgggagagaaggtgtggctggtctgCCTCCCAACTTTCACCTGGCAGAAATAGTGGAGAGGTTCTCTTCTGCTGTGAAGGTTGAGGATGACATcccatattgttctctgtgtggTGAGGATAATCAggctaaagctgtcaagttttgtaccgACTGTTGTTTACTGTATTGTAAAGATTGTCTGGCTTCTTTTCATCCCATAATGGGGGCTATGAAGCGTCACCGGCTGATTTCGTCCCAAGAGTACCTCTCTCTGGAAACCTCACAGCGACAGACCAGTGGCAGGGATGAACAATCAACTCAGCAAGCGTCATGTCCAAGACATGGTGAGCCATTCTGCTTGTACTGTGTACGGTGCCGGCTGGTGATCTGTGTGGGGTGTGTGATTGACCATCCGGAACATGCTGTGCGGGATATACCATCTGCAGCGGAGAATGCCAAG ccAGCGGTCTTGAACAAGACTagtgaactggagaaagtgctacaagaaactaaagaatcactgtcaggagttACGAGGCTGTACAATAAGATACAG GAAACCCAGGAACTTCACACTCAAGAGGTAGAAAgggcttattgtgcagccttggaagccttacaagcctggaaacaacagtccttagatggcataaaaactcgctattcacagtggagtgtGGAGTGTAGCGCTATACTCCAACATTTCCAGCTACATTCCCAGGAAATGGAGAGGATGGTACAGGCTTCCAAAGATTTATTAGCCTCACTGGACGTTGagtttttacaggtaagtcaaaCATGTACAATCTCTACCATTGGTTCAGCTGCCTCAGCTCCAGTTAAATACTTCAACTAA